The following are encoded together in the Platichthys flesus chromosome 9, fPlaFle2.1, whole genome shotgun sequence genome:
- the LOC133961337 gene encoding cornifelin-like: protein MAAHPLREWKTGLFDCFEDTNTCCYGFWCCPCLACSVSGRFGENRCLPLCDLFSPAVFGLCGIPLFAPPAAASLRSSIRSRHGIKGSICKDIAISCVCVYCSWCQMHREIKDNNKDRVVIINNQPAPVVMMAQPPMVVNQHGIPVTSY from the exons ATGGCAGCACACCCTTTGAGAGAGTGGAAAACTGGTCTCTTTGACTGTTTCGAGGACACAAATACTT GTTGCTATGGCTTCTGGTGCTGTCCTTGCCTCGCCTGCTCGGTTTCAGGAAGATTCGGAGAGAACCGTTGCCTCCCATTATGCGACTTGTTCAGCCCGGCTGTGTTTGGCCTCTGTGGGATCCCTCTATTTGCTCCCCCCGCTGCCGCGAGTCTCCGGTCCTCCATTCGGAGCAGACACGGCATCAAG GGCTCTATCTGTAAAGACATCGCcatttcctgtgtctgtgtgtactgcTCCTGGTGTCAGATGCATCGtgagataaaagacaacaacaaggATCGCGTGGTCATCATCAACAATCAGCCGGCGCCAGTGGTGATGATGGCGCAGCCCCCTATGGTTGTAAACCAACATGGGATCCCTGTGACGTCATACTGA
- the LOC133961339 gene encoding cornifelin-like: MAAHPLREWKTGLFDCFEDANTCCYGFWCCPCLACTVSGRFGENSCLPLCDLFSPAVFALCGIPLFAPPATASLRSSIRSRHGIKGSICKDIAISCFCVYCSWCQMHREIKDNNKDRVVIINNQPAPVVMMAQPPMAVNQHGITVTSY, encoded by the exons ATGGCAGCACACCCTTTGAGAGAGTGGAAAACCGGTCTCTTTGACTGTTTCGAGGACGCGAATACTT GTTGCTATGGCTTCTGGTGCTGTCCTTGCCTCGCCTGCACGGTTTCAGGAAGATTCGGAGAGAACAGTTGCCTCCCCCTATGCGACTTGTTCAGCCCGGCTGTGTTTGCCCTCTGTGGGATCCCTCTATTTGCTCCCCCCGCTACCGCGAGTCTCCGGTCCTCAATTCGGAGCAGACATGGGATCAAG GGCTCTATCTGTAAAGACATCGCCATTTCCTGTTTCTGCGTGTACTGCTCCTGGTGTCAGATGCATCGtgagataaaagacaacaacaaggACCGCGTGGTCATCATCAACAATCAGCCGGCGCCAGTGGTGATGATGGCGCAGCCCCCTATGGCTGTAAACCAACATGGGATCACCGTGACGTCATACTGA
- the ttc4 gene encoding tetratricopeptide repeat protein 4: MASSAQQCESDDDMDEFMDKFKTMKYKNAFSKDNWEEEFDKIPMFLKSVPDEIDPREYPELACIQSIIHSEDRTPEEQAKALKNEGNEFFKEKQYKKAIVAYTAGLQKKCGDQELSKVLHTNRAAAHFYLGNMRSALNDAAAAKKISPDHLKALIRGAQCCVELRHYSEAIQWCDEGLKVHPTDKKLQELRATADKHRRAVERDARKVKVKEKKLLGEKQALLAAIKDRGIKLLQSAKRCGSDDEREDRGSAAVMSQLSVDGLSSQEATGHHVFQDEQGSLHWPVLFLYPEHQQSDFISAFCESSCIVDHLNVMFGEELPPWDSDRKYHPQNLQLYFEDEEKETLYQVNPETPLLEVLQHKRFFVKAGSPSFIVLVTGSSFREQFITGKKVRGLKL; encoded by the exons ATGGCGTCGTCAGCTCAACAATGTGAAAGCGACGACGACATGGACGAGTTCATGGACAAATTCAAGaccatgaaatataaaaacGCCTTCAGTAAAGACAACTGGGAAGAG gaGTTTGACAAAATCCCCATGTTCCTGAAATCAGTGCCCGATGAGATCGACCCACGGGAATACCCGGAACTGGCCTGTATCCAGTCCATCATCCACAGCGAGGACAGAACTCCAGAGG AACAAGCGAAAGCTCTGAAAAACGAGGGAAACGAGTTCTTCAAGGAGAAGCAGTATAAGAAGGCCATAGTGGCGTACACAGCCGGTCTGCAGAAGAAGTGTGGGGACCAGGAGCTCAGCAAGGTTCTTCACACCAACCGGGCTGCAGCACACTTTTATCTGG GCAACATGAGATCTGCATTGAACgatgctgcagctgcaaagAAGATCTCACCCGACCATCTCAAAGCCTTGATCAGAG GAGCCCAGTGTTGCGTAGAGCTGCGCCACTACTCAGAGGCCATCCAGTGGTGTGACGAGGGGCTGAAAGTTCATCCCACCGACAAGAAACTTCAGGAGCTGAGAGccactgcagataaacacagG agggcagtagAAAGAGATGCCAGGAAGGTTAaggtgaaagagaagaagttgCTTGGCGAGAAACAAGCTCTTCTGGCAGCTATAAAG GACCGCGGCATCAAGCTTCTCCAGTCTGCGAAGCGGTGCGGCTCCGACGATGAGCGTGAGGATCgaggctctgctgcagtgatgtcacagctgaGTGTGGACGGCCTCAGCTCCCAGGAGGCCACGGGCCATCATGTGTTCCAGGACGAGCAGGGCTCCCTACACTGGCCTGTCCTCTTCCTGTATCCTGAGCACCAGCAGAGCGACTTCATCTCGGCTTTCTGCGAGAGCAGCTG TATCGTTGATCACTTGAACGTCATGTTTGGAGAAGAACTCCCCCCATGGGACTCGGACAGAAAATACCACCCACAAAATCTGCAG TTGTACtttgaagatgaagagaaggagACACTTTACCAAGTAAACCCAGAGACGCCACTGTTAGAAGTCTTGCAGCATAAAAG GTTTTTTGTGAAGGCAGGAAGTCCTAGCTTCATCGTTTTGGTAACGGGATCATCGTTCAGGGAGCAGTTTATAACGGGAAAGAAAGTACGAGGATTGAAATTGTAG
- the pars2 gene encoding probable proline--tRNA ligase, mitochondrial, with protein MEPVLHQLHPRMFQRLHRTFILLKRTHSGCAEHNTAPASTRYRPPLLVSRLYQPSNLRDVGQDSRLPGDMTCKSQRLMQQAGLIHPSNPGCYYYLPATVRSMEKLVRVIDQEMQGIGGQKMDMPSLCSADLWKTSERWDLMGKELFRLQDRHGGDYCLGPTHEEAVTTLVAHQATLSYRQLPLLLYQITRKFRDEPKPKFGLLRGREFYMKDMYSFDVSEEAAYQTYESVCQAYTRLFSRLGLLCVQVQADTGNIGGKLSHEFQLPADIGEDRLLVCGNCSFSANVETMSSDETDCPKCETGTLVESKGIEVGHTFYLGKKYSQLFNATFSNAQNKPSVAEMGCFGLGVTRILAAAIEVMSTEEGIRWPGLLAPYQVCVLPPKKGSKVDEVALLADDLVHTLGEALPRLRGEVVLDDRTQMTIGKRLKDANRLGYPYVIVVGQGALEDTPRFEVICQQTGETMFLSKDGLLDLLGKVETV; from the exons ATGGAGCCGGTCCTGCACCAGTTGCACCCAAGGATGTTCCAACGCCTCCACAGGACCTTCATTCTTCTGAAGAGGACTCACTCGGGCTGTGCTGAACACAACACCGCTCCTGCCTCCACTCGGTACAGACCCCCGCTCCTGGTGTCACGCCTCTACCAGCCATCAAACCTGCGTGATGTGGGGCAGGACAGCCGGCTGCCGGGAGACATGACGTGTAAGAGCCAGAGGCTCATGCAGCAGGCGGGGCTCATCCACCCGTCCAACCCAGGCTGTTACTACTACCTCCCTGCCACGGTCCGCTCCATGGAGAAGCTG GTGAGAGTGATTGACCAAGAGATGCAGGGGATCGGTGGACAGAAGATGGACATGCCCAGTCTGTGCTCGGCTGATCTGTGGAAAACCAGTGAGCGCTGGGACTTGATGGGAAAGGAGTTGTTCCGTCTGCAAGATCGTCATGGAGGCGACTACTGCTTGGGTCCCACACATGAGGAGGCGGTGACCACTCTGGTTGCTCACCAGGCAACTCTCTCCTACAGACAGCTTCCTTTGCTCCTTTACCAG ATTACCCGCAAATTCAGGGACGAGCCGAAGCCAAAGTTTGGTCTTCTTCGAGGGAGGGAGTTCTACATGAAGGACATGTACTCATTCGATGTGAGTGAGGAAGCTGCGTACCAGACCTACGAGTCTGTATGCCAGGCATACACCCGGCTCTTCTCCCGGCTGGGCCTGCTTTGTGTTCAGGTGCAGGCAGACACAGGAAATATCGGTGGTAAACTCTCCCATGAGTTCCAGCTGCCGGCAGACATCGGCGAGGATCGGCTTCTAGTCTGTGGGAACTGCTCCTTCTCTGCTAATGTGGAGACCATGTCATCAGACGAAACTGACTGCCCAAAGTGTGAAACTGGGACTCTGGTGGAGTCGAAGGGTATAGAGGTGGGACACACCTTTTACCTGGGGAAAAAATACTCTCAATTATTCAATGCCACCTTCAGCAATGCCCAGAACAAGCCCAGTGTTGCTGAAATGGGCTGCTTTGGTCTTGGAGTCACCCGTATTCTCGCTGCAGCCATTGAGGTGATGTCAACAGAGGAGGGGATCCGCTGGCCGGGGCTCCTCGCCCCGTACCAGGTCTGTGTTCTCCCTCCAAAGAAAGGCAGTAAAGTGGACGAGGTGGCTCTTTTAGCCGATGACCTGGTTCACACTTTGGGAGAAGCGTTGCCACGTTTGAGAGGTGAAGTCGTTCTTGATGACCGTACACAAATGACTATTGGAAAGAGGCTGAAGGACGCCAACAGACTGGGCTACCCATATGTTATTGTAGTCGGGCAGGGCGCACTAGAGGACACACCCAGGTTTGAGGTGATCTGTCAGCAGACAGGTGAAACAATGTTCCTCAGTAAAGATGGACTGTTAGATCTACTGGGAAAAGTGGAAACTGTATGA